Proteins from a single region of Neomonachus schauinslandi chromosome 10, ASM220157v2, whole genome shotgun sequence:
- the LOC110587223 gene encoding U6 snRNA-associated Sm-like protein LSm3, with translation MADEVDQQQTTNTVEEPLDLIRLSLDERIYVKMRNDRELRGRLHAYDQHLNMILGDVEETVTTIEIDEEKYEEIYKSTKQNIPMLFVWGDGVVLVAPPLRVG, from the coding sequence ATGGCGGACGAAGTGGATCAGCAACAAACTACCAACACTGTAGAAGAGCCCCTGGATCTCATCAGGCTCAGCCTGGATGAGCgaatttatgtgaaaatgagaaatgacagaGAGCTTCGAGGCAGATTACATGCTTACGATCAGCATTTAAATATGATATTGGGAGATGTGGAAGAAACTGTGACTACTATAGAAATTGATGAGGAAAAATACGAAGAGATATataaatcaacaaaacagaatattCCAATGCTTTTTGTCTGGGGAGATGGTGTTGTACTAGTTGCCCCTCCATTAAGAGTCGGCTGA